From one Paenibacillus terrae HPL-003 genomic stretch:
- a CDS encoding winged helix-turn-helix transcriptional regulator: MGETCVPTGVELKNTGFGYTLSLVDGKYKMIIMYWLSENKVMRFNQLKRSIGGISFKTLSVMLKELEAEGLILRKEFPQIPPKVEYSLTERGLSLIPLLDMMCQWGEKNMPTLETIQQ, translated from the coding sequence GTGGGAGAAACCTGCGTTCCTACTGGAGTTGAACTAAAAAACACCGGTTTTGGATATACGTTGTCATTGGTAGATGGCAAATATAAAATGATCATCATGTATTGGCTGTCTGAAAATAAGGTTATGCGGTTTAACCAGCTCAAGCGAAGTATAGGCGGCATCTCCTTCAAAACACTGAGCGTCATGTTGAAGGAGCTTGAAGCAGAAGGTCTCATTCTTCGTAAAGAATTTCCTCAAATCCCTCCCAAAGTGGAATATTCATTAACTGAACGGGGTCTTTCTCTCATTCCATTGTTAGATATGATGTGCCAGTGGGGAGAGAAAAACATGCCAACTTTGGAGACTATACAGCAGTAG
- a CDS encoding NAD(P)H-dependent oxidoreductase, protein MKTLVIVTHPSLETSVINKRWVEELKQYPEKYTVHELHEVYPDGNIDADKEQQLIEAHGNLVLQFPIYWFNCPPLLKKWLDDVLAYGWAYGSNGGNKLKNRKVALAVSAGVRKEDYSEEGRYRYTLEHLLAPFETTFLYCNADYRSYFAFYGTEKKPGENEPGKENEPIANKLENSVQDYLNFVDNL, encoded by the coding sequence TTGAAAACTCTAGTAATCGTAACACACCCCAGCCTGGAAACCTCCGTTATTAACAAGCGGTGGGTGGAAGAGCTTAAACAATATCCAGAAAAGTACACTGTACATGAATTGCATGAGGTTTACCCTGACGGAAACATTGATGCAGACAAAGAACAGCAACTCATTGAAGCTCATGGCAATCTTGTTTTGCAGTTTCCGATCTATTGGTTTAATTGCCCACCTCTCCTCAAAAAGTGGCTCGACGATGTGTTGGCTTATGGTTGGGCGTATGGCTCCAATGGAGGTAATAAATTAAAGAATCGCAAAGTGGCTCTAGCTGTATCTGCCGGAGTTAGAAAAGAAGATTATAGTGAAGAGGGAAGATATCGTTATACCCTTGAACATCTGTTAGCACCTTTTGAAACAACCTTCCTATACTGCAATGCAGATTATCGTTCGTACTTTGCATTTTATGGTACGGAAAAAAAGCCTGGCGAAAATGAACCAGGTAAAGAAAATGAGCCGATTGCCAATAAATTGGAGAACAGCGTACAGGATTATTTGAACTTTGTTGACAACCTTTAA
- a CDS encoding MarR family winged helix-turn-helix transcriptional regulator has protein sequence MFFFLDSEIRQLAYNLFPGGNKPIGVLVELFSITYEIRKGMEKRSREFGLSYGQYIALCVLSAQRDEMSSPSALAEKMGVSRAAISSMVISLEQDGYINKYDDPNDKRGIFVSLNDKGRGKINQMDPFFIGLASRLMSDFSESEICEFQTYLSRVRSAFEDVKGSRLTDPREGEEKWHED, from the coding sequence ATGTTCTTTTTCTTGGACTCCGAAATTCGTCAACTGGCCTATAATCTGTTCCCAGGTGGCAATAAACCAATTGGTGTTTTGGTCGAGCTATTTTCAATAACGTATGAAATTCGTAAAGGCATGGAGAAACGTTCACGTGAATTCGGGCTCTCCTATGGGCAATATATAGCGCTTTGTGTGCTTTCTGCGCAAAGAGACGAAATGTCATCTCCTTCTGCTTTGGCTGAGAAGATGGGTGTAAGCCGGGCAGCGATCAGTTCCATGGTCATTTCCCTTGAACAAGATGGATATATTAACAAATACGATGATCCGAATGACAAGCGAGGCATATTTGTATCGTTGAACGATAAAGGAAGAGGGAAAATCAATCAAATGGACCCTTTTTTTATTGGACTGGCCTCACGCCTGATGTCGGACTTTAGCGAATCGGAAATCTGCGAGTTTCAAACCTACCTGTCACGCGTACGGTCTGCATTTGAAGATGTGAAAGGTTCGCGTCTAACCGATCCCAGAGAGGGAGAAGAAAAATGGCACGAAGACTGA
- a CDS encoding RNA ligase family protein produces MELEPIIPFEPARMQNLPSGTNWVAQVKWDGVRILHYCDGNESRLFNRKLNERTLQYPELLDTNSFCKAGSVILDGEVIAFDNTKPSFHEVMKRDRLKQEQSIKHSLNITPVTYMIFDILFYNGTWVTDKSLEFRQQLLDQIIVPRNNIQIVQNFSDGTALFNLMGQYQMEGVVYKDISSKYRINGKDARWRKHKIVNDLFAVVGGITRSNHIVNSLLLGLYTDEDDFIYIGSAGTGKLTRHDWAFLTEQTNKIVSTKCPFSNDPEKSKDVIWVKPELTVKVEYLEFTSGGTMRHPSIQTIIDVDKNECTINQILK; encoded by the coding sequence ATGGAACTAGAGCCAATCATTCCATTTGAACCAGCCAGGATGCAGAATCTTCCATCAGGAACCAACTGGGTAGCCCAAGTAAAATGGGATGGGGTAAGAATTTTACACTACTGTGATGGGAATGAATCTCGATTATTCAATCGAAAATTGAATGAACGTACGCTGCAGTATCCTGAATTACTTGACACTAACTCCTTCTGCAAAGCTGGTTCTGTCATTCTTGATGGAGAGGTCATTGCCTTTGACAACACTAAGCCTTCCTTTCATGAAGTTATGAAAAGGGATCGTTTGAAACAAGAACAAAGTATAAAGCATTCCTTAAACATAACCCCTGTAACCTATATGATTTTTGACATCTTGTTTTACAACGGTACCTGGGTTACTGATAAATCATTAGAGTTTAGACAACAACTGCTCGATCAAATTATCGTACCGAGAAATAATATACAAATTGTACAAAACTTCAGCGATGGAACAGCTCTTTTTAATCTTATGGGTCAATATCAAATGGAAGGTGTAGTCTATAAGGATATATCCAGTAAATACAGAATAAATGGTAAAGATGCTCGATGGAGAAAGCATAAAATTGTGAATGATCTTTTTGCTGTTGTAGGTGGAATAACGCGAAGTAACCATATTGTAAATTCACTTTTATTAGGTCTATATACCGATGAAGATGACTTTATCTATATCGGTAGTGCAGGTACAGGGAAATTAACACGACATGATTGGGCATTCCTCACTGAACAAACGAATAAAATTGTTTCAACAAAATGTCCATTCTCAAATGATCCTGAGAAATCCAAAGATGTTATCTGGGTAAAACCAGAGTTAACCGTGAAGGTTGAATATCTTGAGTTTACTTCCGGTGGAACTATGAGACATCCCAGTATTCAAACTATTATTGATGTTGATAAAAATGAATGCACAATAAATCAAATACTCAAGTAA
- a CDS encoding carboxylesterase family protein — MKRDHTLNGRTEHMTDTAAKAIRSWLGIPYASAERFRRPILLPFNPALPYDQKGAAPLQAGDHSWLEADNGFSEDCLNLNVWAPEDAGDEPLPVIVYIFGGGFERGANTQTTSNASGLAATGRAIGVSLNYRLGPFGWLSLSQYGGAFADATNLGLQDIITALKWVQENIARFGGDPQNVTVTGHSAGAYSTIGLLAAPAADGLYQRLAAFSGGASRIVPAWWAEELAITFLNELGIADDLEQLLTLDGKLLAETLIKVSPRDIGDRHGIDNTTIGIVNDHSQTGAVLADTPLRVLESGRHRDVDILFSTATNEADWWVINATEKFDPGSIDNLVDELVTKSRIPRSRARRIVAAYDVNGRTPVEVRGALFTDYFFTLPAVRAALAHAAAGGNAHLLTVGPVEGAPAVHGTEMYGIVGQQRPRHSDEQAIRDTFVRDALLDFAAGNLDRLWNSVTTEPTSRGIGNPSYDPTAHAAEVLRIFEGIERT; from the coding sequence ATGAAACGTGACCACACCCTCAACGGAAGGACCGAACACATGACCGATACCGCTGCCAAAGCGATCCGCTCCTGGCTGGGCATCCCCTACGCCAGCGCAGAACGCTTCCGCCGACCTATTTTGCTGCCGTTCAACCCGGCCCTGCCATACGACCAGAAGGGAGCCGCCCCGCTGCAAGCCGGCGACCATAGCTGGTTGGAGGCCGACAACGGATTCAGCGAGGACTGCCTGAACCTCAACGTCTGGGCACCCGAAGACGCTGGCGACGAACCGCTCCCCGTGATCGTCTACATCTTCGGCGGCGGCTTCGAACGCGGCGCGAACACCCAGACCACCTCGAACGCCTCAGGTCTCGCCGCGACCGGCCGCGCCATCGGGGTGTCCCTGAACTACCGGCTCGGCCCGTTCGGCTGGCTCTCGCTCTCCCAGTACGGTGGCGCGTTCGCGGACGCCACCAACCTCGGCCTGCAGGACATCATCACCGCGCTCAAATGGGTGCAGGAGAACATCGCCCGCTTCGGTGGCGACCCTCAGAACGTCACCGTCACCGGCCACAGCGCCGGCGCATACTCCACGATCGGGCTCCTCGCTGCTCCGGCGGCCGACGGCCTCTACCAGCGCCTCGCTGCGTTCTCCGGCGGCGCATCCCGGATCGTTCCGGCCTGGTGGGCCGAAGAACTAGCGATCACGTTTTTGAACGAACTCGGCATCGCGGACGATCTCGAACAACTGCTCACCCTGGATGGGAAGCTCCTCGCCGAGACGCTCATCAAGGTCAGCCCGCGCGACATCGGCGACCGACACGGCATCGATAACACGACTATTGGCATCGTGAACGACCACTCTCAGACCGGGGCTGTTCTCGCTGACACGCCGCTGCGTGTCCTCGAATCTGGACGTCACCGCGACGTCGACATTCTCTTTAGCACAGCGACGAATGAAGCGGACTGGTGGGTCATCAACGCGACCGAGAAGTTCGACCCGGGCAGCATCGACAACCTCGTCGACGAGCTAGTAACGAAGTCGCGGATCCCCCGAAGCCGTGCCCGGCGCATCGTCGCCGCCTACGATGTCAACGGACGCACTCCGGTCGAGGTTCGCGGGGCGCTCTTCACCGACTACTTCTTTACCCTACCCGCCGTCCGTGCTGCACTCGCCCACGCCGCCGCAGGCGGCAACGCCCACCTGCTCACCGTTGGCCCTGTCGAGGGTGCGCCAGCCGTACACGGCACGGAGATGTACGGCATCGTCGGCCAGCAACGCCCCCGACATAGCGACGAGCAAGCTATCCGGGATACTTTTGTCCGCGACGCCCTCCTTGACTTCGCTGCAGGCAACCTCGACCGGCTTTGGAACTCCGTGACCACGGAACCCACCTCACGTGGCATCGGCAACCCATCATACGACCCCACCGCCCATGCGGCCGAAGTCCTGCGTATCTTCGAGGGCATCGAACGGACCTGA